A region of Acidithiobacillus ferridurans DNA encodes the following proteins:
- a CDS encoding type I polyketide synthase produces the protein MKNQKIAVIGYASRLPQTSDATFWEDLLAGRDLVTQVAEDRWATANLEHPQRSHPGTSVTFAAGSLGDVAGFDAGFFRISPREAAAMDPQQRLLLEMSWEAFAHAGIAPSSLRGSRCGVFMGVASTDYAYRMADDLAAIGSNSATGSTASIAANRLSYFYDLRGPSLVVDTACSSALVAFHQACQSLLRGESELALSGAISLHLHPYGFLIFSRASMLSASGRCRPFDAAADGYARAEGGGVFVLKGYDQALRDGDRILAVVAHTAINTDGHKGGLTIPNVEAQAQLLEEAYAATGIHPEAIDYVEAHGTGTTVGDPIEVAAIGRALGRHRHPRYPLPIGSVKSNLGHLETASGVPSLIKAIHCLQKRQVPATIGVERLNPRLELTENRLEVVTENLALKGEGRLVIGVNSFGFGGANAHVILESAEPVQAEEVTPAPECPLPLVLTAATPVALQQVAGDLARVLAAQPETSWYATLYQANFRRDWLRHRAIFWHEGHDDLVDRLAAFAAHDDKSVGVVMDTALADPRGPVFAYSGNGCQWFGMGCSLLSEPIFRQAIEEIDAFFFPLAGYRLVDELAGSLGEDRYALTGHAQPALFALQVGITQMLRSWEVRPVAVTGHSVGEVAAAWACGALDLEDAVQVIFHRSRLQEQSRGRGQMTAVALAADAARKLLREWDLAEVLDIAAWNSPRGATVVGPTVALSEMEARLRAQGTACKRLDVEYPFHSPVMEDVREELFAALCGLRPGEANIPFYSSVSGASLPGEALAADYWWANIRDPVRFQQATEQILADGFNVFVELGGHPVLRGYLQDGLTQGEREGRIIATLQRGDDHPQRILAAVQQVFVTGVPVAWSRFYPKPGPFVDLPHYPWERERYWHPVTEESAGTLYRYPVHPLLGHPVPQHEHEWEQDIDTARLPFLADHRVGEGVIFPGAGYVELFLAAARQQGDESALLVLEDLEIWAPLSLNEESGKVLRVTLDAASGEVQALSRDRLAQDWTLHAKARIVAERKDLRLRRPALERPEGAPDFDGEQHYRVAESVGLLYGPNFRTVTQGWVRGDAVWAAMALPSGIATSELGFHLHPALLDGAFQLFIDLLHDNIVDHPGVAFVPIRMGRITLRQPLTQVAWAGARLLRRSPHSILAEFTLMDAAGTVVALCEGVRMRQVKLLRTPDEPLRLIATELVAMPRREALQGATPLPVAALAEALQAALGRGDVQHALDRYRDEYAPLLDALLQAFLSESGGEAVAETMPAFADEEPISAGQIWMTLIRDYPEFSALTLQVGSAGLALAASSADYGDHDRAAAPRLDPDLLVRTILQTVNDPIHAAVTRFAQERCAQLAPSSRLGIMEINAHGPDWIVQAAEALSRENCCDLYYASPGAEILESQAETAREAQWQSLTIPAAGTLPAPDPRPTVHFAWVQVDGMDADSAAQMIHMARDCLAPQGLLFLLGVHPEPWMTALAECRDADAGQSLTAAQLQADLPQMGFVDARLLGPDNVLRTGPYLLLARKSEDALPTAQPEPGAKGRWLLVGEKACGDDHQSPWTAALELEFAQQGFKTITLEAANVQELENSLRVLSREEVDAWEGVLYFPGLFPAADEMSMSRLLGEQCQSLRALSQWALGQEEPPSVWVLTRHGLSALYPSSLPPAMTDGMAQPLHGAGLTGFARTLQNELPELALRVLDLTESEPTPPLLEHLVRECVRPDSETEIVLDGHGGRYVPRVREKPALEITARAPRQLRFAAPGQLRNLHWARFNPPDLAEDDVEVLVSATGLNFRDVMYALGMLSDEALENGFSGPGLGLEFAGTVSRVGSGVYHVAPGDEVLGFAPASFATHVVTKGYAVTRRPEHLGVEAAATMPTAFLTAWYALMELARLQPGERVLIHGGAGGVGIAAIQMAQWRGAEVYATVGSPEKRDFLRLLGVPHLYHSRSYDFAEEIWRDTNQEGVDVVLNSLSGEAIRRNLQILRPFGRFLELGKRDFYENTPMALRPFRNNLSYFGIDADQLMQLRPTLTQEMFGQVMGRFAAGDFFPLPYTCFPARSVVSAFRYMQQARQIGKIVVTMEEPPLPVVNNIRLRGEPLQLAADGVYLVTGGLSGFGLETARRLAERGARKLVLISRSGRMDGHAREAMVLMRSWGVEILALRCDVTDRTQLADLFARIALELGPLRGVIHAAAVIDDALAQNLSEEQIQRVLAPKVQGALHLHHLTQTLSLDFFVLYSSVTTILGNPGQAHYVAANTWMEALAQQRRAQGLPATAILWGAIGDVGFLARNKKTKEALQQRLGSAPMSSQAALDWLEEILARDVSGDAVVDWDWRAIRRFLPIAQSPRFSPWNLAMGHGESTDSTDEDLCGYLLSLPNDEAVSAITDLLRREVAEILRLPMEKIEATQSLSQIGLDSLMGVELALALEQRLGVKLPSLLLAEGPTPAKLADRVLQELRKKQGPGEYPQVAAIDEEELRRLAGLHGVEAQAPTLDGWVMNAEGR, from the coding sequence ATGAAAAACCAAAAAATTGCCGTCATCGGCTATGCCTCACGCTTGCCGCAAACGTCTGACGCCACTTTCTGGGAAGACTTGCTGGCGGGGCGGGATCTGGTGACGCAGGTGGCCGAGGACCGTTGGGCCACGGCGAATCTGGAGCATCCGCAGCGGAGCCATCCGGGAACTTCGGTGACGTTCGCGGCGGGTTCGCTGGGGGATGTGGCGGGCTTCGATGCGGGGTTTTTTCGCATTTCGCCGCGCGAGGCGGCGGCCATGGATCCGCAGCAGCGCCTGTTGCTGGAGATGAGTTGGGAAGCCTTTGCCCATGCCGGAATCGCGCCTTCCTCTTTGCGCGGGAGTCGTTGCGGCGTCTTTATGGGTGTGGCGAGTACCGACTACGCGTATAGGATGGCCGATGATCTGGCGGCTATCGGGTCCAACTCGGCTACGGGTTCGACGGCGAGTATCGCCGCCAACCGGTTGTCTTACTTTTATGATCTGCGGGGGCCAAGTCTGGTGGTGGATACGGCCTGCTCGTCGGCGCTGGTAGCCTTTCATCAGGCCTGCCAGTCGCTGCTGCGCGGTGAGAGCGAGTTGGCGCTGAGCGGGGCCATCAGCCTGCATCTGCATCCTTATGGCTTTCTGATTTTTTCCAGGGCGTCCATGCTCTCGGCGAGCGGCCGCTGCCGACCCTTTGACGCTGCGGCCGATGGCTATGCGCGTGCGGAAGGCGGCGGGGTCTTCGTGCTCAAGGGCTATGATCAGGCCTTGCGCGATGGCGACCGGATCCTGGCGGTGGTGGCCCATACCGCCATCAACACCGATGGACACAAGGGTGGGCTGACGATTCCCAACGTCGAGGCCCAGGCCCAACTTTTGGAAGAGGCCTATGCCGCGACGGGTATCCACCCTGAGGCTATCGACTACGTGGAGGCCCATGGGACGGGAACCACGGTGGGCGATCCCATCGAGGTGGCGGCGATTGGACGGGCGTTGGGCCGCCATCGCCACCCCCGCTACCCACTGCCCATCGGTTCGGTAAAGAGCAACCTGGGCCACTTGGAGACTGCTTCCGGGGTACCCAGTCTGATCAAGGCCATTCACTGCCTGCAGAAACGCCAGGTGCCCGCCACCATCGGCGTGGAACGTCTCAACCCACGACTGGAATTGACGGAAAACCGCCTGGAGGTGGTGACGGAGAACCTCGCCCTGAAAGGGGAGGGCCGGCTGGTGATCGGCGTGAATTCGTTCGGTTTTGGCGGCGCCAATGCCCATGTGATCCTCGAAAGCGCCGAGCCGGTACAGGCGGAAGAAGTCACTCCTGCGCCCGAATGCCCGCTGCCCTTGGTACTGACGGCAGCGACCCCTGTGGCACTCCAGCAGGTGGCGGGGGATCTGGCCCGGGTTTTGGCGGCGCAACCGGAGACGTCCTGGTACGCCACGCTGTATCAGGCCAATTTTCGCCGGGACTGGCTGCGTCACCGGGCGATTTTTTGGCACGAGGGCCACGATGACCTTGTGGACCGCCTGGCTGCCTTTGCCGCGCATGACGACAAAAGTGTGGGAGTCGTCATGGACACCGCCCTGGCAGATCCCCGGGGCCCGGTTTTTGCGTACTCCGGAAACGGCTGTCAATGGTTCGGCATGGGTTGTTCGTTGCTGTCCGAGCCGATATTCCGACAAGCCATCGAAGAGATCGATGCCTTTTTCTTCCCTCTGGCGGGGTATCGTCTCGTCGATGAGTTGGCGGGGTCTTTGGGCGAGGATCGCTATGCCCTGACCGGTCATGCCCAGCCGGCCCTTTTTGCCCTGCAGGTCGGCATCACCCAAATGCTGCGCTCTTGGGAGGTGCGGCCGGTGGCGGTAACTGGTCATAGCGTGGGAGAAGTGGCGGCAGCTTGGGCCTGTGGCGCCTTGGACCTGGAGGATGCGGTTCAGGTGATCTTCCATCGCAGCCGTTTGCAGGAGCAGAGCCGGGGGCGGGGGCAGATGACGGCGGTGGCGTTGGCGGCCGACGCGGCGCGGAAGCTGCTACGGGAATGGGATCTGGCGGAAGTATTGGACATTGCGGCTTGGAACAGCCCGCGCGGGGCTACCGTCGTCGGTCCCACGGTGGCCTTGAGCGAGATGGAGGCCCGCCTGCGCGCGCAAGGGACGGCATGTAAGCGTCTGGACGTCGAGTATCCCTTTCATAGTCCCGTGATGGAAGATGTCCGGGAAGAACTTTTCGCCGCTTTGTGCGGATTGCGACCGGGCGAGGCCAATATTCCCTTCTACTCTTCGGTCAGTGGCGCTAGCCTGCCGGGGGAAGCCCTCGCTGCGGACTATTGGTGGGCCAACATCCGCGACCCCGTCCGTTTTCAACAGGCCACCGAACAGATACTGGCCGATGGCTTCAATGTCTTTGTAGAACTGGGAGGGCATCCAGTCCTGCGCGGTTATCTACAGGATGGCTTGACCCAGGGCGAACGGGAGGGGCGCATCATCGCCACGCTGCAGCGCGGTGATGATCATCCGCAACGAATTTTGGCGGCTGTCCAACAGGTATTCGTTACCGGGGTTCCGGTAGCATGGTCCCGTTTTTACCCGAAGCCTGGTCCTTTTGTGGACTTGCCTCATTATCCATGGGAGCGGGAACGCTACTGGCACCCGGTTACCGAAGAGTCTGCCGGGACGCTATATCGATACCCGGTGCATCCCCTCCTGGGGCATCCCGTGCCCCAGCATGAGCATGAGTGGGAGCAGGACATCGATACGGCCCGTTTGCCTTTTCTGGCCGATCATCGGGTTGGGGAGGGTGTGATTTTCCCTGGCGCGGGTTATGTGGAGCTGTTTCTTGCGGCGGCCCGTCAGCAGGGCGATGAAAGCGCGCTCCTGGTGCTGGAAGATCTGGAGATATGGGCGCCCCTATCGCTGAACGAGGAAAGTGGCAAGGTCCTGCGGGTGACGCTGGATGCGGCCAGTGGCGAGGTTCAGGCCCTCTCCCGCGACCGCCTCGCCCAGGACTGGACGCTGCACGCCAAGGCCCGCATCGTTGCGGAGCGGAAGGATCTGCGCCTGCGTCGGCCTGCCTTGGAGAGGCCCGAAGGCGCGCCGGACTTTGATGGAGAACAACACTATCGCGTCGCGGAATCCGTTGGACTTCTCTACGGGCCGAACTTCCGGACGGTGACCCAAGGCTGGGTCCGTGGTGATGCGGTGTGGGCGGCGATGGCCTTGCCCTCGGGCATCGCGACCTCTGAGCTCGGCTTTCACCTGCATCCGGCGCTCCTGGACGGCGCTTTTCAGCTCTTTATCGATCTCTTGCACGATAATATCGTCGACCACCCGGGGGTGGCGTTCGTTCCCATTCGCATGGGCAGGATCACGCTACGGCAACCGCTGACCCAAGTCGCCTGGGCCGGCGCGCGATTGCTCCGCCGTTCGCCCCATTCCATCCTGGCGGAATTTACCCTGATGGATGCCGCAGGGACGGTGGTCGCGCTGTGCGAAGGGGTGCGCATGCGGCAGGTGAAGTTGCTGCGTACTCCGGACGAGCCGTTGAGACTCATCGCCACGGAACTCGTGGCCATGCCGCGCCGGGAAGCGCTGCAAGGGGCCACCCCCCTGCCTGTCGCGGCGCTGGCGGAGGCATTGCAGGCGGCTCTGGGGAGGGGAGACGTTCAGCATGCCTTGGACCGCTATCGGGACGAATATGCACCCCTTCTGGACGCGCTGCTCCAGGCATTTCTGAGCGAGAGCGGGGGCGAGGCCGTAGCAGAGACCATGCCTGCCTTTGCGGACGAAGAGCCTATTTCCGCCGGGCAGATTTGGATGACCTTGATTCGGGACTATCCGGAGTTTTCCGCCCTCACCCTACAGGTGGGGAGCGCGGGCTTGGCACTTGCCGCCTCTTCTGCGGACTATGGGGACCATGATCGCGCGGCTGCGCCGCGCCTGGATCCGGACCTTTTGGTCAGGACTATCCTGCAAACCGTCAATGACCCCATCCACGCGGCGGTCACCCGTTTTGCGCAGGAACGATGCGCCCAACTAGCCCCATCCTCCCGCTTGGGGATCATGGAGATCAACGCCCATGGACCTGACTGGATAGTGCAGGCGGCGGAGGCCCTTTCCCGGGAAAATTGCTGCGACCTGTACTACGCGAGTCCCGGAGCAGAGATTCTGGAGTCCCAGGCGGAGACGGCCCGCGAAGCCCAATGGCAATCCCTGACCATTCCCGCGGCAGGTACCTTACCCGCGCCAGACCCACGGCCCACCGTGCATTTCGCCTGGGTGCAGGTGGACGGGATGGATGCGGATAGCGCCGCGCAAATGATCCATATGGCCCGGGACTGCCTTGCGCCTCAGGGGCTGCTGTTTTTGCTGGGCGTGCATCCTGAGCCCTGGATGACGGCCCTGGCGGAGTGTCGGGATGCCGACGCCGGACAGTCTCTGACTGCAGCCCAACTGCAGGCGGATTTGCCGCAAATGGGCTTCGTGGACGCTCGATTATTGGGTCCGGATAATGTGCTGCGCACGGGTCCCTACCTGCTTCTCGCCAGAAAAAGTGAGGACGCCCTTCCGACTGCCCAGCCCGAGCCGGGCGCCAAGGGCCGGTGGCTATTGGTGGGGGAAAAGGCGTGTGGCGATGACCACCAGTCCCCCTGGACGGCGGCGCTGGAATTGGAATTTGCGCAGCAAGGCTTCAAAACGATCACTCTGGAGGCGGCGAACGTGCAGGAACTGGAGAATTCCCTGCGCGTCCTGTCCAGGGAAGAGGTGGATGCCTGGGAGGGTGTCCTGTATTTCCCCGGACTCTTTCCGGCCGCCGACGAGATGTCCATGAGCCGCTTGCTGGGGGAGCAATGCCAGAGTCTGCGCGCCCTCAGCCAGTGGGCCTTGGGCCAGGAGGAGCCACCCTCGGTGTGGGTGCTCACCCGCCATGGCCTATCGGCGCTGTATCCCTCCTCCCTGCCGCCCGCCATGACGGACGGGATGGCGCAACCCCTCCATGGAGCGGGCCTCACCGGCTTTGCGCGGACACTGCAAAACGAGCTGCCGGAGCTTGCCCTGCGCGTGCTGGATCTGACCGAGAGCGAGCCCACCCCTCCATTGCTGGAACATCTCGTGCGGGAGTGCGTCCGTCCCGATAGCGAGACGGAAATCGTTCTGGACGGACATGGGGGCAGGTACGTACCGCGAGTGCGGGAGAAACCGGCCCTGGAGATCACGGCCAGGGCGCCACGGCAACTGCGTTTTGCCGCGCCGGGGCAGTTACGCAATCTTCACTGGGCACGTTTTAACCCTCCGGACCTGGCGGAAGACGACGTGGAGGTGCTGGTCAGCGCCACGGGCTTGAATTTTCGGGACGTGATGTACGCCTTGGGAATGCTGTCGGATGAAGCCTTGGAAAACGGCTTTTCGGGGCCGGGCCTGGGACTGGAATTCGCCGGGACGGTCAGTCGGGTGGGAAGCGGAGTCTACCATGTAGCGCCGGGCGATGAAGTGCTGGGCTTTGCTCCCGCCAGCTTCGCCACCCATGTAGTCACCAAGGGCTATGCGGTCACGCGGCGGCCGGAGCATCTGGGTGTGGAGGCTGCGGCCACGATGCCGACGGCCTTTCTCACCGCCTGGTATGCCTTGATGGAACTGGCTCGCTTGCAGCCGGGGGAGCGGGTCTTGATCCATGGCGGCGCGGGTGGTGTGGGTATCGCCGCCATTCAGATGGCCCAGTGGCGGGGCGCCGAGGTATACGCCACGGTGGGCTCGCCTGAGAAACGGGATTTTCTACGCCTCTTGGGGGTGCCCCATCTGTACCATTCCCGGTCTTACGACTTTGCCGAGGAGATCTGGCGAGACACGAACCAGGAAGGGGTAGACGTGGTGCTCAATAGTCTCTCTGGTGAGGCCATTCGCCGCAATCTGCAGATATTGCGTCCCTTCGGGCGATTTCTGGAGCTGGGCAAACGCGACTTCTACGAAAACACGCCCATGGCTTTGCGCCCTTTCCGCAATAACCTCAGTTACTTCGGGATCGACGCGGATCAGTTGATGCAGCTACGCCCCACGCTGACCCAGGAAATGTTTGGCCAGGTCATGGGGCGCTTTGCCGCTGGGGATTTTTTTCCGCTGCCCTATACCTGCTTTCCGGCCCGCTCGGTCGTCTCGGCCTTCCGTTATATGCAGCAGGCACGCCAGATAGGCAAGATCGTGGTGACCATGGAGGAGCCCCCGCTCCCTGTGGTGAATAACATCCGCCTGCGTGGGGAACCGCTGCAGCTTGCCGCGGATGGGGTCTATCTGGTGACCGGGGGGCTTTCCGGTTTTGGTCTGGAAACGGCGCGACGCCTGGCGGAGCGCGGTGCCCGCAAGCTCGTGCTGATCTCGCGGTCCGGCCGGATGGATGGGCATGCCCGGGAGGCGATGGTCCTGATGCGCTCATGGGGCGTGGAGATCCTGGCGTTGCGCTGCGATGTCACCGATCGCACCCAGTTGGCGGATCTTTTTGCGCGTATCGCGCTGGAATTGGGTCCATTGCGGGGGGTCATCCATGCCGCGGCAGTCATCGACGATGCGCTGGCGCAGAACCTCAGCGAAGAACAAATCCAACGGGTCCTGGCCCCCAAGGTACAAGGCGCGCTCCATCTGCACCACCTCACCCAAACCCTATCCCTGGATTTTTTCGTGCTCTATTCTTCGGTGACGACGATTCTGGGGAATCCGGGGCAGGCCCATTACGTGGCCGCGAACACCTGGATGGAAGCCCTGGCGCAGCAGCGACGCGCCCAGGGTTTGCCGGCCACCGCCATATTATGGGGCGCCATTGGCGATGTGGGGTTTTTGGCGCGCAACAAGAAGACCAAGGAGGCCCTGCAGCAACGTCTGGGCAGCGCCCCCATGTCGTCGCAGGCGGCACTGGATTGGCTTGAAGAGATCCTGGCCAGGGACGTGAGCGGCGATGCGGTGGTGGATTGGGATTGGCGGGCGATTCGCCGTTTTCTGCCCATCGCGCAGTCCCCCAGGTTCTCCCCGTGGAATCTGGCCATGGGCCATGGCGAGTCGACGGATTCCACCGACGAGGATCTGTGCGGATACCTGCTCTCTCTGCCGAATGACGAGGCGGTCTCCGCCATCACCGATCTCCTCCGTCGGGAAGTCGCGGAGATTTTACGCCTGCCGATGGAAAAGATCGAAGCCACCCAGAGCCTGTCCCAAATCGGTCTGGACTCCCTTATGGGCGTGGAACTGGCCTTGGCTCTGGAACAGCGTCTGGGCGTCAAGCTTCCCTCTCTGCTGCTCGCCGAAGGACCAACGCCGGCCAAACTCGCCGATCGCGTGCTTCAGGAGTTGCGCAAGAAACAAGGTCCAGGTGAATATCCGCAGGTTGCGGCGATAGACGAGGAAGAGCTGCGCCGACTGGCGGGCCTGCACGGCGTCGAGGCCCAGGCGCCAACCCTGGATGGATGGGTCATGAATGCGGAGGGGCGCTGA
- a CDS encoding aminotransferase class I/II-fold pyridoxal phosphate-dependent enzyme, producing MGQGAKGLTAQIKDRLIQKTLERRLTQLEQTPVRSVVESGIPERFYRWDLHPGYQQVRLLQEGAARFGVENPFFKMHEGTASAHSRIAEKTVVNYASYNYLGLSGHPVVNAAAKEAIDHYGTSVSASRIVSGERPLHTQLERAIAQAYGVDDAIVMVSGHATNVTSIGYLFGPNDLVLHDEYAHNSIIQGISLSGAKRLGFPHNDLEALEQILTQQRRQAERVLVVVEGIYSMDGDYPDLPRFIEIKNRHRALLMVDEAHSFGVLGRHGMGIREHFHLDPKDVDIWMGTLSKALAACGGYIAGASALVENLRYLAPGFLYSVGMAPPVAAAALAALQVLQAEPQRVSTLQQRGRYFLEKARDVGLQTGASTGNAIVPVITGSSLRAVRLSNWLLERGIHVQPILYPAVPERQARLRFFLSSEHTLEDIDETMAVLAEDLRA from the coding sequence ATGGGTCAGGGGGCCAAGGGGTTGACGGCACAGATCAAGGATCGGCTGATCCAGAAAACGTTGGAGAGGCGCCTGACACAGTTGGAGCAAACGCCGGTACGTTCCGTCGTGGAGAGCGGTATTCCGGAACGGTTTTACCGCTGGGATCTGCACCCGGGCTACCAGCAAGTGCGCCTGTTGCAGGAAGGCGCTGCGCGCTTCGGTGTAGAAAACCCGTTTTTCAAGATGCATGAGGGCACCGCTTCGGCCCACAGCCGGATAGCGGAAAAAACCGTGGTCAATTACGCCAGCTACAATTACCTGGGTCTGTCTGGGCATCCGGTGGTCAACGCCGCGGCTAAAGAGGCCATCGACCATTATGGAACTTCCGTTTCCGCGAGCCGCATCGTCTCTGGAGAGCGGCCCTTGCATACGCAGTTGGAGCGGGCCATTGCCCAGGCCTACGGCGTAGACGACGCCATTGTGATGGTGAGCGGGCATGCCACCAACGTCACCAGCATCGGTTATCTCTTTGGGCCGAACGATCTCGTTCTTCATGATGAATATGCCCATAACAGCATCATCCAGGGCATCAGCCTGTCGGGTGCCAAGCGCCTGGGCTTTCCCCATAACGATCTGGAGGCCTTGGAGCAGATCCTGACGCAACAGCGGCGTCAGGCTGAACGCGTCCTGGTCGTTGTCGAGGGTATCTACAGCATGGATGGGGATTACCCCGACCTGCCCCGCTTTATCGAGATCAAGAATCGGCATCGGGCCTTGCTGATGGTCGACGAGGCACATTCCTTCGGCGTGTTGGGCCGCCACGGGATGGGGATCCGTGAGCACTTTCACCTGGATCCGAAGGACGTCGATATCTGGATGGGCACCCTCAGCAAGGCGCTGGCGGCCTGTGGCGGCTATATTGCGGGGGCATCCGCCCTCGTCGAAAACCTGCGTTATCTGGCCCCTGGATTTTTGTATAGCGTCGGTATGGCGCCACCCGTGGCGGCGGCCGCCTTGGCAGCCTTGCAGGTGCTCCAAGCGGAACCGCAAAGGGTGAGCACCTTGCAGCAGCGAGGCCGGTATTTTTTGGAGAAGGCACGCGACGTCGGCCTGCAAACAGGCGCCAGCACCGGCAACGCCATTGTACCAGTCATAACCGGCAGCTCCCTGCGTGCGGTGCGCCTTTCCAACTGGTTGCTGGAGCGGGGTATTCATGTGCAGCCCATCCTGTATCCAGCCGTCCCGGAACGGCAGGCCCGCCTGCGCTTTTTTCTGAGTTCCGAGCATACGCTGGAAGATATTGATGAGACGATGGCGGTTCTGGCCGAAGACCTGCGTGCCTGA
- a CDS encoding capsular polysaccharide export protein, LipB/KpsS family: MNNPQGPEMPSILYAVGFSPWKRRSLRAFLPGTRLHFIEHVDSAPPHSSLLLWGNSDIGGQEERKVVRVEDGFLRSVGLGADLIPPVSYVFDHSGLYYDPRRPSDLEILLQHFEMDSDLLARAQWLRKHIVTQGLTKYNVGGVTWRRPPHARHVILVPGQVESDASILLGCASIRTNMQLLRQVRAQHPDSYLVYKPHPDVVARLRRPGADEEEAPGYCDEVVTDVSMHALLEAVDAVHVLTSSTGFEALLRAKPVTCHGVPFYSGWGLTDDRISVARRSRRRSLDELVAAVLILYPRYLHPLTKTLCKPEEAIAGLGALRRRARDHRTTLWRKGFRMVLRHVVGVR, encoded by the coding sequence ATGAATAACCCGCAAGGCCCAGAAATGCCGTCGATACTGTATGCGGTAGGGTTCTCGCCTTGGAAAAGGCGGAGCCTGCGGGCCTTTTTACCGGGAACCCGGCTCCACTTCATAGAACACGTCGACAGCGCTCCTCCACACAGCAGTCTCTTGCTCTGGGGCAATAGCGATATAGGGGGGCAGGAAGAGCGCAAGGTCGTCCGGGTAGAGGACGGGTTTCTCCGCTCGGTGGGATTGGGGGCAGACCTGATTCCTCCGGTTTCCTATGTCTTTGACCATTCCGGGCTCTATTACGACCCCCGTCGCCCCTCGGATCTGGAGATTCTGCTGCAACATTTCGAAATGGATTCGGATCTTTTGGCGCGGGCGCAGTGGCTTCGCAAGCACATCGTGACCCAGGGTCTCACCAAATATAATGTTGGGGGTGTCACTTGGCGTCGACCGCCGCATGCGCGCCATGTCATCCTGGTACCGGGGCAGGTGGAGAGCGACGCGTCCATCCTTCTGGGCTGTGCTTCCATTCGCACCAACATGCAACTCCTGCGGCAGGTGCGCGCGCAGCATCCCGACAGTTACCTGGTGTACAAACCCCACCCCGACGTGGTGGCGCGCTTGCGCCGCCCAGGCGCGGATGAGGAGGAGGCACCCGGTTATTGCGACGAAGTGGTGACGGATGTATCTATGCATGCGTTGCTGGAGGCAGTGGATGCCGTGCATGTGCTGACCTCTTCCACGGGCTTCGAAGCCCTTTTGCGTGCCAAGCCGGTGACTTGCCATGGGGTGCCTTTCTACAGTGGTTGGGGGTTGACCGATGACCGCATTTCCGTGGCGCGGCGTAGCCGCCGACGATCCCTGGATGAACTGGTGGCCGCCGTGCTGATATTATATCCACGCTACCTGCATCCCCTGACCAAAACCCTGTGCAAACCCGAGGAGGCTATCGCAGGGTTGGGTGCGCTGCGGAGACGCGCCCGTGACCACCGCACCACCTTGTGGCGAAAAGGGTTTCGGATGGTCCTGCGCCATGTCGTAGGGGTGAGATGA